From the genome of Anabrus simplex isolate iqAnaSimp1 chromosome X, ASM4041472v1, whole genome shotgun sequence, one region includes:
- the LOC136886381 gene encoding uncharacterized protein isoform X1, whose product MAESDDHMIEITSTDLTKALEDKAFEEAEKLIKENRDPSYLNKGAYGALPLTLVLSGEAGYRNLYLAQLLVKQGADVNPYLPRQMADATPLEYVVNLYLDMKALSEGHTSAEDNSSVPTIIGLHREQNPPPNVIKDQCWELIELLVAYGADPGVILNPRVPPVFHTVVADKEPDIDLVMKLYEAGGDFNREDIHGNTPLMDYIAIADRDSALPLFEQVLSLVPELRLDHKNCNDETVLWRAMLAGSPRIAVNLIRRGAGLTDQAIILPKCGASLTVSPIFAPLIQNSVLNMDVHGNISLQQFFSVTQLNKVMSCSVFPVVDCTDICGSIISELETLLSSRTRFPMEELISNEINREDVAVLMLGYVKCGLQQLCVRKIVEQLVNHELPDVQRKVEETENWDEDLFNYSEGLGKEAVLVTKLNKSAIESVVKDHLKLPVSLVPRFMIEAARLQLATFLFSAESPDCVLGCDRDSDPLGYSPSDAGDYEYGDYGPDDDYGEYDGEDFNYYSDDDDDDDDDHWDGY is encoded by the coding sequence ATGGCTGAGAGTGATGATCACATGATCGAGATAACATCTACGGACTTGACTAAGGCTCTGGAGGATAAGGCTTTTGAGGAAGCCGAGAAACTTATCAAAGAAAACAGAGACCCCAGCTACCTGAACAAAGGGGCTTACGGGGCGTTACCTTTGACGTTGGTGCTCTCGGGGGAGGCTGGATACCGCAATCTGTATCTGGCACAGTTGTTGGTTAAACAAGGGGCCGATGTAAACCCTTATCTACCTCGCCAAATGGCTGATGCCACGCCTTTGGAATATGTTGTCAATTTGTACCTGGACATGAAGGCACTCAGTGAagggcacacttctgcggaggatAACAGCTCTGTACCAACCATCATTGGGTTACATCGTGAGCAAAACCCACCCCCTAATGTCATAAAAGATCAGTGCTGGGAGTTGATAGAATTGCTTGTAGCCTATGGGGCTGATCCAGGTGTAATTTTAAACCCCCGAGTGCCACCCGTATTTCACACGGTTGTGGCCGACAAAGAGCCCGACATTGATCTGGTCATGAAGTTATATGAGGCAGGCGGAGACTTCAACAGAGAAGATATTCATGGAAATACCCCGCTGATGGACTACATTGCGATTGCAGACAGAGATTCAGCGCTACCTCTGTTTGAACAAGTGCTGTCTTTAGTGCCAGAACTCCGTCTGGACCACAAGAACTGTAACGATGAGACAGTGCTGTGGCGTGCCATGCTGGCTGGATCTCCTCGCATCGCAGTGAATCTGATCCGTCGTGGTGCTGGATTGACTGACCAAGCAATAATATTACCAAAGTGCGGTGCAAGCCTTACTGTATCTCCAATATTTGCTCCTTTAATTCAGAATTCTGTTCTAAACATGGATGTTCACGGAAACATCTCTTTACAGCAGTTTTTCAGTGTAACCCAACTTAACAAGGTGATGTCGTGTTCAGTGTTCCCCGTTGTTGACTGTACTGATATTTGCGGGAGCATTATTTCAGAATTAGAGACTCTTTTGTCATCTAGGACACGGTTCCCAATGGAGGAGCTGATTAGCAATGAAATTAATCGAGAGGACGTGGCTGTGTTAATGTTGGGCTACGTGAAGTGTGGGCTGCAACAACTGTGTGTGCGCAAGATTGTGGAGCAGTTGGTGAACCATGAACTACCGGACGTTCAGAGGAAAGTGGAGGAGACTGAAAACTGGGATGAAGATTTGTTTAATTATAGTGAAGGTTTGGGGAAAGAGGCGGTGTTGGTAACAAAATTGAATAAGTCTGCAATTGAGTCTGTTGTGAAAGACCATCTGAAGCTGCCCGTTAGCTTAGTTCCAAGGTTTATGATCGAAGCCGCTCGTCTGCAGCTGGCGACTTTCCTCTTCTCTGCAGAAAGCCCCGACTGTGTTTTAGGGTGCGACAGGGACTCCGATCCTTTGGGTTACTCTCCATCTGATGCTGGGGACTATGAATATGGTGACTATGGACCTGATGATGACTATGGTGAATATGATGGTGAAGACTTTAATTattatagtgatgatgatgatgatgacgacgacgatcaCTGGGATGGTTATTGA